The Bacteroidota bacterium region AAATACAAAAAAATGAAATTTGTCAATATCTCAATTAAAAGTCCCCCGTTTTTTGATGAGCAAAGCAAAAATAAGTTTAAATTCATTATTTTATCGGATATACATTAAATATTTTTCAATTATTTATAATATTGTGCTTAGTCTCTTCTTACTTTCTTGAGACAGAGGAGGTTCATCGCATTGATGCCCAAGCCCCAAATATCTTTCTGGGTAAATCTTACTGCAACATCATAGTATAAAGGCACCACCGCAGCCTGATCAACGATCATTTTATCCAT contains the following coding sequences:
- a CDS encoding ABC transporter substrate-binding protein, with amino-acid sequence SLFYSKNLSPGGPNTTHFTNPLFDQLYDKSLKEFDVHHRIAYYKQMDKMIVDQAAVVPLYYDVAVRFTQKDIWGLGINAMNLLCLKKVRRD